From the genome of Cognaticolwellia beringensis, one region includes:
- a CDS encoding NAD(P)H-dependent flavin oxidoreductase yields MKTSITEMLNIEHPVIQGGMQRVSTAELVAAVANAGALGFLSALTQPTPALLAKEIERTRSMTDKPFGVNLTILPTLTPPPYEEYAQVIIDAGIKVVETAGRSPAPFMPMFNAAGIKVIHKCTSIRHAKKAQAVGCAAVTIDGFEAAGHPGEDDIPSLILVPRAVDELDIPVIACGGFSDGRGLAAALALGADAVSMGTRFLCTQEARVHQNLKDKLVGATELDTQLIFRKFKNTARVFKNSISMEVAAIESREGSEFDDVAPLVSGQRGGELLESGDMEHGIWWAGMSSGLVYDVPTIDELVTRIVSDAESIIKNRLMSIVG; encoded by the coding sequence ATGAAAACGTCAATTACTGAAATGTTAAATATAGAGCATCCAGTTATTCAAGGTGGCATGCAGCGTGTGTCAACTGCAGAACTCGTAGCCGCTGTTGCTAATGCTGGCGCATTAGGATTTTTAAGTGCTTTAACGCAGCCTACACCGGCTTTGCTGGCAAAAGAAATTGAGCGCACTCGCTCAATGACGGACAAACCTTTTGGCGTCAATTTGACTATTTTACCAACACTGACACCGCCGCCTTACGAAGAGTATGCGCAAGTTATTATAGATGCGGGTATCAAAGTTGTTGAAACGGCAGGGCGAAGTCCAGCACCGTTTATGCCGATGTTCAATGCGGCCGGTATCAAGGTTATTCATAAATGCACCTCGATTCGTCATGCAAAAAAAGCTCAAGCAGTAGGCTGTGCAGCGGTCACCATTGATGGCTTTGAAGCCGCCGGACACCCAGGCGAAGATGATATTCCTTCGTTGATCTTAGTACCTCGAGCGGTCGATGAATTAGATATTCCGGTTATAGCCTGTGGAGGTTTTAGTGATGGTCGAGGTTTAGCAGCAGCACTAGCATTGGGCGCTGATGCCGTTAGCATGGGAACACGTTTTCTCTGTACGCAAGAAGCCCGCGTTCATCAAAACCTTAAGGATAAGCTGGTTGGTGCAACCGAACTTGATACTCAGCTAATTTTTAGAAAATTTAAAAATACCGCTCGGGTTTTTAAAAATAGCATTTCTATGGAAGTTGCCGCCATTGAAAGTCGAGAGGGGAGCGAATTTGATGATGTCGCGCCATTAGTGTCTGGACAGCGTGGCGGTGAATTACTCGAAAGTGGCGATATGGAGCATGGTATTTGGTGGGCAGGAATGTCTTCTGGCTTAGTTTATGACGTGCCGACTATCGATGAATTGGTGACTCGTATTGTTAGTGATGCTGAAAGTATTATAAAAAATCGATTAATGTCGATAGTGGGTTAA
- the ccmE gene encoding cytochrome c maturation protein CcmE, translating to MNPRRKKRLTIVTSLIIGLGVVAGLVLYALSQNIDLFYKPSEIYKGKEDSGLKAINGQRLRIGGLVVPGSVHRDRESLHVSFKLADMRMPISFSESDPTVTVTYDGILPDLFREGQGIVANGVLVNGNMIEASEVLAKHDENYMPKELADDMGVKPIKSSY from the coding sequence ATGAATCCCCGTCGTAAGAAACGATTAACCATAGTAACGTCATTGATCATCGGTTTAGGTGTTGTGGCTGGTCTAGTGTTATATGCACTAAGTCAAAATATAGATTTATTTTATAAGCCTTCAGAAATATACAAAGGTAAAGAAGACAGCGGCCTTAAAGCGATTAATGGCCAACGATTACGTATTGGTGGTTTAGTCGTGCCAGGTAGTGTTCACCGGGACCGTGAAAGTTTACACGTAAGCTTTAAGCTAGCAGACATGAGAATGCCGATTAGCTTCTCAGAGTCAGATCCTACAGTAACAGTAACCTACGACGGCATATTGCCTGACTTATTTCGTGAAGGGCAAGGTATTGTCGCTAACGGCGTTTTAGTGAACGGTAATATGATTGAAGCAAGTGAAGTATTAGCCAAACACGATGAAAACTACATGCCGAAAGAGCTCGCTGATGATATGGGTGTGAAGCCGATTAAATCAAGCTATTAG
- the ccmD gene encoding heme exporter protein CcmD: MQFDSISAFLDMGGYGFYVWLSYGASIIALALLVFSSLSSHKKIKQQIAQRIKREAKLRQAAELQKAQTGADISHII, translated from the coding sequence ATGCAGTTTGATAGTATCAGTGCATTTTTAGACATGGGTGGTTATGGCTTTTATGTCTGGCTATCTTATGGTGCTAGTATTATAGCCTTAGCATTATTAGTTTTTTCTAGCCTCAGTAGCCATAAAAAAATTAAGCAACAAATCGCCCAACGCATAAAGCGTGAAGCAAAATTACGTCAAGCGGCCGAGCTGCAAAAAGCACAAACTGGTGCTGATATCAGTCATATTATTTAA
- a CDS encoding heme ABC transporter permease, producing the protein MWKWLHPYANPEISYHFAGKILPWCARLAFTFLTIGITWALLFAPADYQQGDTFRIFYIHVPAAMLSMGIYLGMAIAALSGLVWQLKLADASAAAMAPIGATFTFIALVTGAAWGKPMWGTWWIWDARLTSELILLFLYLGVMALHNAFEDKTLAGKAAGILALVGVINLPIIKYSVEWWNTLHQGATVSKLGQPSMTADMFWPFLVCFIGFAFLVTTLICLRFRTEILNRNSMRPWVRELVTNEEKAHAV; encoded by the coding sequence ATGTGGAAGTGGTTACACCCTTATGCAAATCCTGAGATTAGCTATCATTTTGCCGGTAAAATTCTCCCTTGGTGCGCACGCTTAGCCTTTACTTTTTTAACCATAGGTATTACTTGGGCATTGCTATTTGCTCCAGCAGATTACCAACAAGGTGATACCTTTAGAATTTTCTACATTCATGTGCCTGCGGCCATGTTGTCGATGGGGATCTATTTAGGCATGGCCATCGCTGCATTATCCGGTTTAGTATGGCAACTAAAACTGGCAGACGCTTCAGCGGCAGCTATGGCACCTATCGGCGCGACCTTTACTTTTATCGCACTGGTTACTGGCGCGGCCTGGGGTAAACCTATGTGGGGCACTTGGTGGATTTGGGATGCTAGGCTTACCTCTGAACTGATATTACTATTTTTATACTTAGGCGTTATGGCTTTACATAATGCCTTTGAGGATAAAACTTTAGCTGGAAAAGCCGCTGGTATTCTCGCCTTAGTTGGTGTTATTAACTTACCTATTATTAAGTATTCCGTTGAGTGGTGGAATACACTACATCAAGGTGCAACAGTAAGTAAATTAGGTCAGCCATCAATGACTGCCGATATGTTTTGGCCCTTTTTAGTTTGCTTTATTGGCTTTGCTTTTTTAGTAACCACACTAATATGCCTTCGTTTTCGCACAGAAATATTAAATCGTAACAGCATGCGACCTTGGGTACGTGAATTAGTAACTAACGAGGAGAAAGCGCATGCAGTTTGA
- the ccmB gene encoding heme exporter protein CcmB: MTQLSYRAAFALIVKRDLMIAFRHRDDIINPLLFFIIVVTLFPLGVGPESTMLSRIAPGIIWVAALLSTLLSLDRLFKSDHADGSLEQMLLSPHPIFILVLGKIFAHWLLTGLPLILIAPLLAVLLHLHESSYSALMLTLLLGTPVLSLLGAIGVALTVGIKKGGVLLSLLVLPLYIPVLIFATSAIDSAAMNLPYNGQLAIIAAIFFASLTLAPFAVSAALKVSTN; encoded by the coding sequence ATGACACAACTTTCATACCGAGCGGCCTTTGCTTTAATTGTTAAAAGAGACCTAATGATCGCTTTTCGTCATCGCGACGATATTATCAATCCATTACTTTTCTTTATTATTGTAGTCACTTTATTTCCGTTGGGCGTTGGCCCAGAAAGCACTATGCTATCACGCATCGCACCAGGCATTATTTGGGTTGCTGCATTATTATCAACATTGCTGTCACTGGATAGATTATTTAAATCTGATCATGCTGATGGTTCGCTCGAACAAATGTTATTAAGCCCTCATCCGATATTTATTTTAGTACTGGGGAAAATTTTTGCTCACTGGTTACTGACCGGCTTACCGTTAATACTCATCGCACCATTGCTAGCGGTATTGCTACATTTGCATGAAAGTAGCTACAGCGCACTTATGCTGACTTTATTGCTAGGTACGCCAGTATTGAGTTTATTAGGCGCAATAGGTGTCGCCTTAACTGTCGGTATTAAAAAAGGCGGAGTGCTTTTAAGCTTACTCGTGTTGCCGCTTTACATTCCTGTGCTCATTTTTGCCACCAGTGCCATTGACAGTGCAGCAATGAACTTACCTTATAACGGACAACTTGCTATAATCGCGGCAATATTTTTTGCCTCGTTAACCTTGGCCCCCTTTGCTGTTAGCGCAGCGCTGAAAGTGAGTACAAATTAA
- the ccmA gene encoding cytochrome c biogenesis heme-transporting ATPase CcmA: MTLSNTKNLLSANNLTCIREDRVLFEALNLSICAGDILQIEGPNGAGKTSLLRILAGLSQPYDGCVSFQNKNIAQYREIFHQDLLYLGHLPGVKDEMTAQENLEFNLTLHGLDRKTAEVTLAEVNLLGFEDALASHLSAGQHRRIALARLWQSQAKIWILDEPFTAIDKLGVEKLERLFMQHADNGGCVILTTHQDLSLPAERVKKVTLAYRFY, translated from the coding sequence ATTACGCTATCGAACACGAAAAACTTGTTAAGTGCGAACAACTTAACATGTATACGTGAAGACCGTGTGTTATTTGAAGCGCTTAACTTAAGTATCTGTGCGGGCGACATTCTACAAATTGAAGGGCCCAATGGCGCAGGAAAAACTAGCTTATTGCGTATTCTTGCCGGTCTTTCTCAGCCTTATGACGGCTGTGTTTCTTTTCAAAATAAAAACATTGCTCAATACCGCGAAATATTTCATCAAGATTTACTGTATTTAGGGCATCTGCCCGGTGTTAAAGACGAGATGACCGCTCAAGAAAATCTTGAGTTTAACCTCACTTTGCATGGCTTAGATCGCAAAACAGCCGAAGTGACATTAGCAGAAGTTAATTTATTAGGTTTTGAGGATGCGCTCGCTTCTCACTTAAGTGCAGGACAGCATCGTCGTATTGCTTTGGCGCGATTGTGGCAAAGCCAAGCTAAAATTTGGATTTTGGATGAACCCTTCACCGCTATCGATAAATTAGGCGTAGAAAAATTAGAGCGACTCTTTATGCAACATGCCGATAATGGCGGCTGTGTCATATTAACTACCCATCAAGATCTCTCATTACCCGCAGAGCGAGTAAAGAAAGTCACTTTAGCTTATCGGTTTTATTAG
- a CDS encoding glutathione peroxidase, protein MKNLLLITLIALTPFTFKAQAGSVITESNNVEASSQCLAFMQHSEKKLHAKEKLDLCKFTAGKAILIVNTASHCGFAPQFTALETIHKAYKDKGLVVIGFPSNDFFQEEDNEKDTADICFVNYGVTFTMLSPVHVFGSEAHPIFKQLADETTAPKWNFYKYLVSADGKTVKHFNSRVKPDSKEFINAVNEIL, encoded by the coding sequence ATGAAAAATCTATTGTTGATTACTCTTATTGCTTTAACGCCATTTACTTTTAAAGCACAAGCAGGCTCAGTTATTACTGAATCTAACAATGTAGAAGCGTCGTCGCAGTGTTTAGCCTTTATGCAGCACAGTGAAAAGAAATTGCATGCAAAAGAAAAGCTAGACCTTTGTAAGTTCACAGCTGGTAAGGCAATATTAATTGTAAATACCGCTAGCCATTGCGGTTTTGCACCCCAGTTTACAGCGCTTGAAACCATACACAAAGCATATAAAGATAAAGGCTTAGTCGTTATTGGTTTTCCTTCAAATGACTTTTTCCAAGAAGAAGATAATGAAAAAGATACCGCTGACATTTGCTTTGTAAATTATGGTGTAACATTCACGATGTTATCACCGGTGCATGTATTTGGCAGTGAGGCTCATCCTATTTTTAAACAACTAGCCGATGAAACTACCGCACCAAAGTGGAATTTTTATAAATATTTGGTTAGCGCGGATGGAAAAACGGTTAAACACTTTAACAGTCGCGTAAAACCTGATTCAAAAGAATTTATCAACGCTGTTAACGAAATTTTATAG
- the hemH gene encoding ferrochelatase, which yields MSRYAGQSKEIHDCTAKTGVLLTNLGTPDSPTPGALRRYLREFLSDPRVVEIPRLIWLVILHGIILRVRPKKSAKLYESIWTEQGSPLLVISQQQKAKVEKALTDKYGDNVIVDVAMRYGNPSIGNALESFQAQGVNNIIVLPLYPQYAGPTTGATFDAVFNKIKTWRWIPSIHFQSSYHDKPLYIKALAASINNHIAAHGKPDKLVFSYHGMPKYFLEQGDPYYCFSHKTTRLVVEELGLSKDDYVMTFQSRFGKAEWLKPYTDETLASLAEAGNKHVAIISPAFSADCLETLEELVHENKEIFITAGGEQYHYIAALNDADAHIDVMLDLIEPHIT from the coding sequence ATGTCAAGATATGCAGGGCAAAGTAAAGAAATTCATGATTGCACCGCGAAAACTGGTGTGCTGTTAACTAATTTAGGAACGCCCGATAGTCCTACGCCCGGTGCGCTTAGACGTTACCTGCGTGAATTTTTATCTGATCCACGTGTGGTAGAAATTCCCCGCTTGATTTGGTTAGTTATTTTACATGGCATTATCCTTAGAGTGCGGCCAAAAAAATCGGCTAAGTTATATGAAAGTATTTGGACAGAGCAGGGCTCGCCTCTATTAGTGATTAGCCAACAACAAAAAGCTAAAGTTGAAAAAGCCCTTACCGATAAGTATGGCGATAACGTCATCGTCGATGTTGCCATGCGTTATGGTAATCCTTCAATTGGCAACGCGTTAGAAAGTTTTCAAGCACAGGGCGTTAATAATATTATTGTTCTGCCTCTGTACCCGCAATATGCGGGGCCAACTACAGGTGCTACGTTTGATGCTGTGTTCAATAAAATTAAAACCTGGCGTTGGATCCCAAGTATTCATTTTCAAAGTAGTTACCATGATAAGCCGCTTTATATTAAAGCATTAGCGGCAAGTATTAATAACCATATAGCCGCTCATGGCAAACCCGATAAGTTGGTTTTTTCTTACCATGGTATGCCAAAATATTTTCTAGAGCAGGGCGATCCATATTATTGTTTTAGTCATAAAACTACGCGTTTAGTGGTTGAAGAGCTTGGTTTAAGTAAAGATGATTATGTGATGACTTTTCAGTCGCGTTTTGGCAAAGCAGAATGGCTTAAACCCTATACGGATGAAACATTAGCAAGTCTTGCTGAAGCAGGAAATAAACATGTCGCTATTATTAGCCCAGCCTTTAGCGCTGACTGTTTAGAAACTTTAGAAGAGTTAGTTCACGAAAATAAAGAAATATTTATTACTGCGGGTGGTGAACAATATCACTATATTGCCGCACTAAATGACGCAGATGCGCACATTGACGTTATGCTTGATTTAATAGAGCCACATATCACTTAA
- a CDS encoding cold-shock protein has translation MSDTVTGKVKFFNESKGFGFIEQENGADVFVHFSAISGDGFRTLTDGQAVTFSVKQGQKGPEAENVVAS, from the coding sequence ATGTCTGATACAGTAACTGGTAAAGTAAAATTTTTTAACGAATCTAAAGGATTCGGTTTCATCGAGCAAGAAAACGGCGCTGACGTTTTTGTTCACTTTAGTGCAATCTCTGGTGACGGTTTCCGTACTTTGACTGATGGTCAAGCGGTAACTTTCAGCGTAAAACAAGGCCAAAAAGGTCCTGAAGCTGAAAACGTAGTTGCATCTTAA
- a CDS encoding valine--tRNA ligase produces MEKTFTPSDIEQSLYKSWEEQGYFSPTGEGDSYSIAIPPPNVTGSLHMGHAFQQTIMDTLIRYQRMQGKNTLWQTGCDHAGIATQMVVERKIAAEEDKTRHDYGREGFIDKIWQWKEESGGTIGKQMRRLGNSIDWSRERFTMDDGMSEAVQEVFVRLFEDDLIYRGKRLVNWDPKFHTAISDLEVENKDKKGHMWHLRYPLADGAKTAEGLDYLVVATTRPETMLGDTGIAVNPEDPRYKDLIGKQVLLPLVNRLIPIVGDDHADMEKGTGCVKITPAHDFNDNEVGKRHQLPQINIFDKDAAVLAAAEIYDTKGEVCNAYDTALPAEFAGMDRFVARKAIVAKFDELGLLVEVKEHDLVAPYGDRSGVIIEPLLTDQWYVRVEKLAGPAVDAVKDGQIEFVPKQYENMYFAWMNNIQDWCISRQLWWGHRIPAWYDENGKVYVGRTEAEVRANNTIADDMKLKQDDDVLDTWFSSALWTFSTLGWPKETEDLKTFHPTDVLVTGFDIIFFWVARMIMMTMHFNKDENGKSQIPFKKVYMTGLIRDENGDKMSKSKGNVVDPLDMIDGISLEDLLEKRTGNMMQPKLAAKIEKLTKKEYPNGIEAHGTDALRFTLTSVATTGRDISWDMKRLEGYRNFTNKLWNASRYVMMNTEEFDCGRTSSNQPAGEMTFSLADRWIMGQFQQTVKTVHEAFNSYRFDLASQALYEFTWNQFCDWYLELTKPVLFKGNEAQQRGTRHTLVTVLEALLRLMHPIMPFITETIWQRVVPLTNFEKTGDSIMIQSFPQFDESQCDQTAIDDLEWVKQLIVAIRNIRGEMDIAPSKPLPVLLKNVSADDQRRLTENEQFISALAKLDSITVLASDDNGPASATAVVGNLSLLIPMAGLIDKDAELARLDKAIDKLSKDADRVRGKLNNESFVGKAPESVINKEKAKLAEAESTIAKMVDQKAQIAEI; encoded by the coding sequence ATGGAAAAAACATTTACCCCCTCTGACATTGAACAATCCCTGTATAAAAGCTGGGAAGAACAAGGTTACTTTAGCCCGACAGGTGAAGGCGACAGCTACAGCATTGCTATTCCACCGCCCAACGTAACGGGTAGTTTGCATATGGGCCATGCTTTTCAGCAAACCATAATGGACACCTTAATTCGTTACCAACGTATGCAAGGTAAAAATACCTTATGGCAAACCGGTTGTGACCACGCTGGTATCGCAACGCAAATGGTCGTAGAACGTAAAATTGCCGCAGAAGAAGATAAAACCCGTCACGACTATGGCCGTGAAGGTTTCATTGATAAAATTTGGCAATGGAAAGAAGAATCGGGTGGCACAATCGGTAAGCAAATGCGCCGTTTAGGTAACTCGATAGATTGGTCACGTGAAAGGTTTACCATGGACGATGGTATGTCTGAAGCGGTCCAAGAAGTTTTTGTTCGTTTATTTGAAGACGACCTGATTTACCGTGGTAAACGCTTAGTGAATTGGGATCCAAAATTCCATACCGCTATTTCTGATTTAGAAGTAGAAAACAAAGATAAAAAAGGCCACATGTGGCACTTGCGTTATCCGTTAGCTGATGGTGCAAAAACGGCTGAAGGTCTAGATTATTTAGTGGTAGCAACCACGCGCCCTGAAACCATGTTAGGTGACACCGGTATTGCCGTTAATCCTGAAGATCCTCGATATAAAGATTTAATCGGCAAGCAAGTATTATTACCTTTAGTTAATCGCTTAATTCCCATTGTTGGTGATGATCATGCTGATATGGAAAAAGGCACAGGTTGTGTAAAAATCACCCCTGCTCATGACTTTAACGATAATGAAGTAGGTAAGCGTCACCAATTACCACAAATCAATATTTTTGATAAAGACGCTGCCGTATTAGCCGCCGCTGAAATCTATGATACCAAAGGTGAAGTCTGTAATGCCTACGACACCGCATTACCGGCTGAATTTGCTGGCATGGACCGATTTGTTGCCCGAAAAGCCATCGTGGCTAAGTTTGACGAATTAGGTTTATTAGTTGAAGTAAAAGAGCATGACTTAGTCGCGCCTTACGGCGATCGCTCTGGTGTAATTATCGAGCCATTATTGACTGACCAATGGTATGTACGTGTTGAAAAATTAGCAGGGCCTGCAGTTGATGCAGTAAAAGACGGCCAAATTGAGTTTGTACCTAAGCAATACGAAAACATGTATTTTGCTTGGATGAATAACATTCAAGATTGGTGTATTTCACGTCAACTTTGGTGGGGACACAGAATTCCAGCTTGGTATGACGAAAATGGTAAAGTTTATGTGGGTCGAACTGAAGCTGAAGTTCGCGCTAACAACACCATTGCCGATGATATGAAGTTAAAACAAGACGATGACGTGCTTGATACTTGGTTTTCATCAGCATTATGGACTTTCTCTACCCTAGGGTGGCCAAAAGAAACTGAAGATTTAAAAACTTTTCACCCGACTGATGTTTTGGTAACCGGTTTTGATATTATTTTCTTCTGGGTTGCTCGTATGATCATGATGACCATGCATTTCAACAAAGACGAGAATGGCAAATCACAAATACCATTTAAAAAAGTCTACATGACCGGCCTTATTCGCGATGAAAATGGCGATAAAATGAGTAAATCAAAAGGTAATGTTGTTGATCCATTAGATATGATTGATGGTATTTCTCTTGAAGACTTATTAGAAAAACGTACTGGTAATATGATGCAGCCTAAATTGGCCGCTAAAATTGAAAAACTGACCAAGAAAGAATATCCAAACGGTATTGAAGCACATGGTACTGATGCCTTACGTTTTACCTTAACGTCTGTAGCAACTACCGGTCGTGATATTAGCTGGGATATGAAACGTCTTGAAGGTTACCGTAACTTTACCAATAAATTATGGAATGCCAGCCGTTATGTCATGATGAATACTGAAGAGTTTGACTGTGGTCGAACGTCATCAAACCAACCAGCTGGAGAAATGACGTTTTCATTAGCTGATCGCTGGATTATGGGACAATTTCAACAAACAGTTAAAACAGTGCATGAAGCGTTTAACTCTTATCGCTTTGATCTTGCTTCACAGGCTTTATACGAATTTACCTGGAATCAATTCTGTGACTGGTATTTAGAGCTCACTAAACCTGTGCTATTTAAAGGTAATGAAGCGCAACAACGTGGAACCCGTCATACCTTAGTTACTGTTTTAGAAGCTTTATTGCGTTTAATGCACCCTATTATGCCGTTTATCACTGAAACAATTTGGCAGCGTGTAGTGCCTTTGACTAACTTTGAAAAAACTGGCGATAGCATTATGATTCAAAGCTTCCCACAGTTTGATGAAAGCCAATGCGACCAAACCGCTATTGACGATTTAGAGTGGGTTAAACAACTTATTGTTGCTATTCGTAACATTCGCGGCGAAATGGATATTGCCCCTAGTAAGCCGTTGCCTGTGCTTTTAAAAAACGTTAGCGCTGATGATCAACGTCGCTTAACGGAAAACGAGCAATTTATTAGTGCCTTAGCTAAACTCGACAGTATTACTGTACTCGCCAGCGATGATAATGGCCCTGCTTCAGCAACCGCTGTTGTTGGCAATTTATCACTATTAATACCCATGGCAGGATTAATAGATAAAGATGCTGAATTAGCGCGTTTAGATAAAGCCATTGATAAGTTATCAAAAGATGCAGACCGTGTTCGAGGCAAGCTGAATAACGAAAGTTTTGTTGGCAAAGCCCCTGAATCTGTTATCAATAAAGAAAAAGCTAAGTTAGCCGAAGCTGAGTCTACCATCGCTAAAATGGTTGACCAGAAAGCCCAAATAGCTGAAATTTAG
- a CDS encoding DNA polymerase III subunit chi: MLTQAMFYSIEEQSTVTGVTEAQLHLHYACLQAAHFYRQNQRVFIYTQDQQSAHDIDEMLWAFDPDSFVPHNLIGEGPKQGAAVEISWQAPKNRRAVLINLTSEVPNFANQFSHLIDFVPADETLKEQARNRFRTCRQWGFNVAHQVASAPQTIDTTS; this comes from the coding sequence ATGTTAACCCAAGCAATGTTCTACAGTATAGAAGAGCAAAGTACAGTCACAGGTGTAACTGAAGCACAGTTGCACCTGCATTATGCCTGTCTGCAAGCGGCTCACTTTTACCGACAAAATCAGCGAGTATTTATTTATACTCAAGATCAACAAAGCGCGCATGATATCGACGAAATGTTATGGGCTTTTGATCCCGACAGCTTTGTACCACACAATTTAATTGGTGAAGGTCCAAAGCAAGGTGCTGCTGTCGAAATAAGCTGGCAAGCACCCAAAAATCGCCGTGCGGTTTTAATTAATTTAACTAGCGAAGTACCCAACTTCGCTAACCAATTTTCGCATCTGATAGATTTTGTACCTGCCGATGAAACCTTAAAAGAGCAAGCTCGAAACCGTTTTCGTACTTGTCGCCAATGGGGTTTCAATGTCGCTCACCAAGTGGCTAGTGCACCGCAAACTATCGATACAACCAGTTAA
- the pepA gene encoding leucyl aminopeptidase encodes MEFSVKSGSPEKQRSACIVVGVFEPRRLSAIAEQLDEISEGYISNLLRRGDLEGKSGQMLLLHHVPNILSERVLLVGCGKERELDERQYRQIISKTISTLNETGSMEAVCFLSELHVKGRDTYWKVRQAIEATQDCLYSFNSLKTRKEEPRRPLRKIVFNVPTRRELPIGERAINHALAIAEGITTCKNVANMPPNICNPAYLAEQAQILGTDYDNVTTQIVGEKEMEELGMGSYLAVGRGSVNESLMSIIKYNGAGDDSKPLVLVGKGLTFDSGGISLKPGAGMDEMKYDMGGAAGVLGAMHALAELQLPINVIGVLAGCENMPSSNAYRPGDILTTMSGQTVEVLNTDAEGRLVLCDALTYVERFDPELVIDVATLTGACVVALGAHATGLLSTHNPLAHELLNASEQSGDRAWRMPLWDDYQDQLESPFADFTNLGGKEAGTITAACFLSRFTKKYHWAHLDIAGTAWRSGKNKGSTGRPVSMLTQFLLNRAGAEQGE; translated from the coding sequence ATGGAGTTCAGTGTAAAGAGTGGCAGTCCGGAAAAGCAACGTAGCGCCTGTATTGTCGTCGGTGTTTTCGAACCACGTCGTTTGTCGGCAATCGCTGAGCAACTAGATGAAATTAGTGAAGGTTATATCAGTAACCTGTTACGTCGTGGCGATCTAGAAGGCAAGTCAGGGCAAATGTTGTTGTTGCATCATGTGCCAAATATTCTTAGCGAACGCGTATTGCTAGTCGGTTGTGGTAAAGAACGTGAATTAGACGAACGCCAATACCGCCAAATTATCAGTAAAACTATTAGCACCTTAAATGAAACCGGCTCAATGGAAGCCGTGTGCTTTTTGTCTGAATTACATGTTAAAGGCCGTGATACTTACTGGAAAGTTCGTCAAGCGATTGAAGCAACACAAGATTGCCTTTACAGTTTTAACAGTTTAAAAACCCGTAAAGAAGAGCCTCGTCGTCCTTTACGTAAAATTGTCTTTAATGTACCAACGCGCCGTGAATTACCGATTGGCGAACGCGCCATTAACCATGCTTTGGCGATTGCTGAAGGTATAACGACCTGTAAAAACGTCGCGAACATGCCGCCAAACATCTGTAATCCTGCCTATTTAGCTGAACAAGCGCAAATTTTGGGTACCGATTACGACAATGTTACTACGCAAATTGTTGGCGAAAAAGAGATGGAAGAACTCGGCATGGGCTCATATTTAGCCGTAGGCCGTGGTTCTGTGAATGAGTCACTGATGAGCATTATTAAATATAATGGTGCTGGCGATGATTCAAAACCACTAGTACTCGTCGGTAAAGGATTAACCTTTGACAGTGGTGGTATTTCATTAAAACCAGGCGCAGGCATGGATGAAATGAAATATGACATGGGTGGTGCCGCCGGTGTTTTAGGTGCTATGCATGCCCTTGCAGAACTGCAATTGCCAATCAATGTTATTGGCGTTTTAGCGGGCTGTGAAAACATGCCAAGCAGCAACGCATATCGTCCTGGTGACATATTAACCACTATGTCGGGACAAACTGTTGAAGTATTAAATACCGATGCTGAAGGCCGTTTGGTTTTGTGTGACGCACTAACCTATGTTGAACGCTTTGATCCAGAACTTGTTATTGATGTTGCCACCTTAACTGGTGCTTGTGTCGTCGCTTTGGGCGCGCATGCAACAGGCTTATTAAGTACTCATAATCCACTGGCGCATGAGTTATTAAATGCTTCTGAGCAAAGTGGCGATAGAGCATGGCGTATGCCTTTATGGGACGACTATCAAGACCAACTTGAAAGTCCATTTGCTGATTTTACCAATTTAGGTGGTAAAGAAGCAGGCACAATTACTGCCGCATGTTTCTTATCTCGCTTTACCAAGAAATATCATTGGGCGCATTTAGATATTGCTGGTACAGCATGGCGCAGCGGTAAAAACAAAGGCTCAACAGGCCGCCCAGTAAGCATGTTAACGCAGTTTTTATTAAATCGCGCTGGCGCTGAGCAAGGCGAATAA